A single window of candidate division WOR-3 bacterium DNA harbors:
- a CDS encoding ZIP family metal transporter: MSIQKLHPLILALLAGCFTWGLTAIGSMLVFLTKEVSQKFFDSMLGFAGGVMIAASFWSLLAPAIEISKKTTPNLSWLPPTVGFILGAVSLRIIDIILPHLHLGFPIIESEGIKTSWHRSVLLVLAITLHNIPEGLAVGVAFGSVTKDLPEATLRGATALMLGIGIQNIPEGFAVSISLYREKLTRFKSFWFGQLSGVVEPISAVIGCFTVLWAHFLLPYALSFAAGAMIFVVVEEVIPESQRNGNVEFATGGTIIGFLIMMILDVTFG, encoded by the coding sequence ATGAGTATTCAGAAACTTCACCCTCTCATATTAGCTCTTCTAGCTGGTTGTTTCACCTGGGGCCTAACTGCTATTGGCTCTATGCTTGTATTTTTAACAAAAGAAGTAAGTCAAAAGTTTTTTGATAGCATGTTGGGTTTTGCTGGTGGGGTTATGATTGCAGCAAGCTTTTGGTCTCTTCTTGCGCCAGCAATTGAAATATCAAAAAAAACTACTCCTAATCTCTCCTGGTTACCACCCACGGTTGGATTTATATTAGGTGCAGTCTCATTAAGAATCATAGACATAATATTACCTCATCTTCATCTAGGCTTTCCTATTATAGAATCAGAAGGGATAAAAACCTCTTGGCATCGAAGTGTTTTGTTGGTTTTGGCAATTACACTTCACAATATTCCTGAAGGGCTTGCTGTAGGAGTGGCTTTTGGCTCTGTTACCAAAGACCTTCCAGAAGCAACATTAAGAGGAGCAACCGCATTGATGTTAGGGATAGGAATTCAGAATATTCCTGAAGGTTTTGCAGTTTCAATCTCTCTTTACCGTGAAAAATTAACAAGATTTAAAAGTTTCTGGTTTGGTCAACTTTCAGGTGTTGTAGAACCAATCTCTGCAGTTATTGGTTGTTTTACAGTGTTATGGGCACATTTCCTTTTACCTTATGCATTGAGTTTTGCAGCAGGTGCTATGATTTTCGTGGTTGTGGAAGAGGTAATACCTGAATCACAACGAAATGGTAATGTAGAATTTGCTACGGGTGGCACAATTATCGGATTTTTAATTATGATGATCTTGGATGTTACCTTCGGATAA
- a CDS encoding Fur family transcriptional regulator: protein MISSLKQIKDILKEAGLRPTYQRIRIIETIYKYRYEHPSVETIYNELKNELPIISMTTVYNTMNAMLNKKLLQALTITGIDTHYDPNLSLHHHFYCNNCHKIYDIKIKCPFGNEKKKTIEGHKIDEVHGYFKGICKNCLETTKKETKE from the coding sequence ATGATTTCAAGTTTAAAACAAATAAAAGATATTTTAAAAGAAGCAGGTTTAAGACCAACCTACCAGCGGATAAGAATAATCGAGACTATTTACAAATATCGTTATGAACATCCAAGTGTTGAAACAATTTACAATGAACTTAAAAACGAACTACCTATTATTTCAATGACTACAGTATATAATACGATGAATGCAATGTTAAATAAAAAACTCCTTCAAGCCTTAACCATTACAGGAATAGACACCCATTACGATCCAAACTTATCTCTCCATCACCATTTCTATTGTAATAATTGTCATAAAATTTACGACATTAAAATCAAATGCCCTTTTGGTAACGAGAAAAAGAAAACTATTGAGGGTCATAAAATTGATGAGGTGCATGGATATTTTAAAGGAATTTGTAAAAATTGTTTAGAGACCACTAAAAAAGAAACAAAAGAATAA
- a CDS encoding metalloregulator ArsR/SmtB family transcription factor yields MEKFLKIFNALSDETRLRIFLLLTRSELCVCELMNILNMKQPRISHCLRILKEAGLIENKREGQRIIYSANPGICKSKLIDELKKEVVLSPEDLKNLKRCRKKEIRKKE; encoded by the coding sequence ATGGAGAAATTTTTGAAAATTTTTAATGCTCTTTCGGACGAGACGAGGTTGAGGATTTTTCTTTTGCTTACCCGGAGCGAGCTTTGTGTTTGTGAATTGATGAATATTCTCAATATGAAACAACCGAGAATTTCACATTGTTTGAGAATCTTAAAGGAGGCGGGGTTGATTGAGAATAAAAGAGAAGGCCAACGGATTATTTATTCTGCAAATCCGGGGATATGCAAAAGTAAATTGATTGATGAATTGAAAAAAGAGGTGGTTCTTTCTCCGGAAGATTTGAAAAATCTGAAAAGATGCAGAAAAAAAGAAATCAGGAAGAAGGAGTAA
- a CDS encoding permease produces the protein MFLEIIKSGFLALKDYAATHILTCLVPAFLLAGAIVTFINRNAILEHLGEETRKSRSFPLASISSFFLAACSCTVIPVASGLYYGGAGIGVAFIVLWVAPAANILALTYTGNILGGGMVISRIVAALFMAFIVGWVMSFVFRGERKESITTTEETQKKTIIERKGLVLLLLILLSLLLPNYLVRGGAYIYKVLVWLISSLVMLIYAIKVFSKEK, from the coding sequence ATGTTTTTGGAAATAATAAAATCTGGATTTTTAGCGTTAAAGGACTATGCTGCCACACATATTCTGACCTGTCTTGTTCCGGCATTTCTTCTTGCAGGGGCAATTGTAACATTCATTAATCGCAATGCTATTTTAGAGCATCTTGGCGAAGAAACAAGGAAGAGCAGGTCTTTTCCTCTTGCGAGTATTTCGAGTTTCTTTCTTGCAGCTTGCTCCTGCACTGTTATCCCTGTTGCGAGTGGTCTTTACTACGGAGGTGCAGGAATTGGAGTTGCCTTTATTGTTCTCTGGGTTGCACCTGCCGCTAATATCCTTGCTCTGACCTACACTGGAAACATCCTCGGCGGAGGAATGGTTATTTCAAGAATTGTAGCTGCTCTTTTTATGGCTTTTATTGTCGGCTGGGTGATGAGTTTTGTCTTTCGAGGAGAAAGAAAAGAATCTATAACCACTACGGAAGAAACACAAAAAAAGACAATCATCGAGCGGAAAGGGCTGGTTTTGCTCCTTCTTATCCTTCTCTCCCTCCTTTTACCCAACTATCTCGTAAGAGGAGGAGCATATATTTATAAAGTTCTGGTCTGGTTAATTTCTTCTCTGGTTATGTTAATCTATGCCATTAAGGTTTTCTCGAAAGAAAAAC
- a CDS encoding TspO/MBR family protein, protein MYRSKINEILNFFISIIICQFAGLIGSLFTTPSIPGWYANINKPSFTPPNWVFAPVWTILFLLMGISLYFILRIGLSDKNVRIAIMVFILQLAFNILWSFLFFGLRSPFLAFVEIIFLWIAILMTIILFYSLSKVAGILLIPYILWVSFASVLNFAIWKMG, encoded by the coding sequence TTTATAAGTATAATAATTTGTCAATTTGCAGGTCTTATTGGTTCTTTATTTACAACCCCTTCAATTCCAGGTTGGTATGCAAATATAAATAAGCCTTCATTCACTCCTCCAAACTGGGTCTTTGCGCCAGTTTGGACAATTTTGTTTTTATTAATGGGGATCTCTTTATATTTTATTTTAAGGATTGGATTAAGTGATAAGAATGTAAGAATAGCAATTATGGTTTTTATTTTACAACTTGCTTTTAATATATTATGGTCTTTTTTGTTTTTTGGGTTAAGGTCTCCTTTTTTAGCTTTTGTTGAAATTATATTTTTATGGATAGCCATACTTATGACAATTATTCTTTTTTATTCTTTGTCTAAAGTAGCAGGTATATTGTTGATTCCTTATATTCTTTGGGTGAGCTTTGCTTCGGTTTTAAATTTTGCAATATGGAAAATGGGTTGA
- a CDS encoding glycoside hydrolase family 9 protein encodes MKSFKNLLFILVTMFTLLRSLLSYAIPPPPQEPTIVEVRTAAPGVIAVIVQTGPHGSDYVNPIDKSTSSYKVDGQNPVAVYLYSVPYDELPYDWGDPQRDYWVTVRHRIYLDIGKAFENNHLYSISTPYGDTTLIYNDRTTLCEAIKVNQVGYHKDSRVRYAVLGVFLGDGGSREFETLPTYEVIRESDGAIVKSGTAVFIKADTAIIRYPATCGEFVYRLDLRGIPEGGPYYVSIPGFGRSWPFGVGTDYTRFIAYTYMRGMYHQRCGIALEQPFTEYTRAICHTHAEDIRYPLEGNDKIPIFDYDKPIFEIRGGYHDAGDYDRRPLHVDMPIFMLGYYEAFKNHFIDGQYNIPESGNGIPDIFDEAMWGALVWEYLQVTDPTDPDYGGVRSGTEMDGYTGYGWASAATEETVLGLIYGTWEVTIDVTSKSCGLFAQISRLLTEGGWLPEKAADLRTRAELAWQYLERKLDINAVTSHRYGFTYAALQMYLLTGEEKYHNIFKVAADHCFINPDTLAAKYPECWGGGNPYTHAGTSHFISYLLPQKYPIDETTAQGLKNIIFKAVDRGGYMKFFPENESYPSGCMQSIGWGAATCQGIYADIYVFAYLLTNDAEKKQQYFDIISQFADYAIGLNPLGMSFVTGLGFVQPVCPTHDDSYYTKNGLSDGVTSDHVGKPKGNVPGLLIFGTAWGYSSNPSSQRVATKLYPSWESLPYYKRWADGWSFFSCDEVGTDKTLWNALMYAFLYNASEDPNADNFTNPNPPDNWPPSPPIGLYFLLSPPHPNPFNETTTINFTVGGGGKVKLAIYDLVGREIKVLLNEYLSEGSYPKTWDGTDESGNKVASGIYFCRLSGERRESLSEKVIFLK; translated from the coding sequence ATGAAATCTTTTAAAAATTTATTGTTTATTTTGGTCACAATGTTTACATTGTTAAGGTCTTTACTTTCTTATGCAATCCCACCTCCACCTCAAGAACCAACCATTGTCGAAGTTCGAACTGCTGCGCCCGGAGTGATTGCTGTTATTGTCCAAACAGGTCCACACGGCAGTGATTATGTTAATCCTATTGATAAATCTACATCTTCTTATAAAGTTGATGGACAGAATCCTGTTGCGGTTTACCTTTATTCGGTTCCCTACGATGAGCTTCCTTACGATTGGGGGGACCCCCAACGCGATTACTGGGTAACGGTTCGTCACCGTATATATCTGGATATTGGTAAGGCTTTCGAGAATAATCATCTTTATTCAATCTCAACACCTTATGGAGATACAACTCTAATTTACAATGATCGAACAACATTGTGCGAGGCAATTAAGGTAAATCAGGTTGGTTATCACAAGGACAGCCGTGTTCGTTATGCGGTATTGGGAGTGTTTCTTGGGGACGGTGGTTCACGGGAGTTTGAGACTTTGCCAACTTATGAGGTAATAAGAGAGTCAGATGGAGCTATTGTAAAGTCCGGGACTGCTGTTTTCATTAAGGCTGATACTGCAATCATTAGATATCCTGCTACTTGTGGAGAATTTGTTTACAGGTTAGATTTGAGAGGGATTCCGGAAGGAGGTCCTTACTATGTATCAATTCCCGGTTTTGGTAGGTCCTGGCCATTTGGAGTAGGGACGGATTACACAAGATTTATTGCATATACATATATGAGAGGTATGTATCACCAAAGATGCGGAATTGCTCTTGAACAACCATTTACCGAATACACAAGAGCAATTTGTCATACACATGCGGAAGATATTAGATATCCACTTGAAGGAAACGATAAGATACCAATTTTCGATTATGATAAGCCAATATTCGAAATTAGAGGAGGTTACCACGATGCTGGAGATTATGACCGTCGTCCTCTTCATGTAGATATGCCTATTTTTATGCTTGGTTATTACGAGGCTTTCAAGAACCATTTTATTGATGGACAGTACAATATTCCGGAGTCAGGTAATGGTATTCCCGATATATTCGATGAAGCAATGTGGGGAGCTCTTGTTTGGGAATATCTTCAGGTAACTGACCCAACTGACCCAGACTATGGTGGAGTAAGAAGCGGAACTGAAATGGACGGATATACAGGTTACGGTTGGGCTAGTGCAGCTACAGAAGAAACTGTCCTGGGGCTTATTTACGGTACATGGGAAGTAACAATAGACGTAACATCAAAATCCTGCGGTTTGTTTGCGCAGATTTCAAGACTCCTAACAGAAGGAGGGTGGTTACCTGAGAAGGCTGCAGATTTAAGAACAAGAGCGGAACTGGCTTGGCAATATTTAGAGCGCAAACTTGATATTAATGCTGTAACTAGTCATCGTTATGGTTTCACCTATGCGGCTCTTCAAATGTATCTTTTAACAGGTGAAGAGAAGTATCATAACATCTTTAAGGTTGCTGCGGACCATTGTTTTATTAATCCGGATACACTTGCAGCAAAATATCCTGAGTGTTGGGGAGGTGGTAATCCATATACCCATGCAGGGACTTCACATTTTATCAGTTATCTTCTCCCCCAGAAATACCCGATTGACGAGACAACTGCTCAAGGACTTAAAAATATAATTTTTAAAGCTGTGGATCGTGGTGGATATATGAAATTTTTCCCTGAAAATGAATCCTATCCAAGCGGATGTATGCAATCTATTGGATGGGGAGCAGCAACCTGTCAGGGTATCTACGCAGATATTTATGTATTCGCTTACCTTTTAACAAACGATGCTGAGAAGAAACAACAATACTTTGATATCATAAGTCAGTTTGCAGATTACGCCATCGGATTAAATCCACTTGGTATGTCGTTTGTAACAGGATTAGGTTTTGTTCAACCTGTTTGTCCCACTCATGATGATTCTTACTACACAAAGAACGGACTTTCAGACGGGGTAACATCTGATCACGTCGGGAAACCGAAAGGTAATGTTCCAGGCCTTCTGATTTTTGGTACTGCATGGGGATATAGTTCAAACCCAAGTAGTCAAAGGGTTGCAACCAAGCTATACCCAAGTTGGGAGAGTTTACCTTATTATAAGCGTTGGGCAGATGGATGGTCGTTCTTTTCTTGCGATGAGGTTGGAACAGATAAAACCTTATGGAACGCACTTATGTATGCGTTTCTTTACAATGCATCCGAAGACCCAAATGCCGACAATTTTACCAACCCAAACCCTCCTGATAACTGGCCACCTTCTCCGCCTATCGGTTTATATTTTCTGTTGTCCCCTCCTCACCCGAATCCTTTTAATGAAACCACTACTATTAATTTTACTGTAGGAGGGGGAGGAAAAGTTAAACTTGCGATATACGATTTAGTTGGTAGAGAAATCAAAGTTCTACTTAATGAATATCTTTCGGAGGGCAGTTATCCTAAGACCTGGGACGGGACAGATGAAAGTGGGAATAAGGTTGCAAGTGGTATATATTTCTGCCGACTCAGCGGAGAAAGAAGAGAATCCCTTTCTGAGAAGGTGATATTCTTGAAATAA
- a CDS encoding class II SORL domain-containing protein produces MNLNNIFQTADWKKEKHTPVIEAPLKAKKGENFKVTVCVGKEIPHPNTTEHHIVWIDLYFHPEAEKFPYHIGRFEFLSHGASTNGPNTSTVYTHPEVTLTFKTEKPGTIIAFSYCNIHGLWQNSQEIKVE; encoded by the coding sequence ATGAACCTTAATAATATATTCCAAACTGCGGATTGGAAAAAAGAAAAACATACACCAGTGATTGAAGCACCTTTAAAGGCAAAAAAAGGAGAAAATTTTAAAGTGACAGTTTGTGTTGGAAAAGAGATTCCTCATCCCAATACAACAGAACATCATATTGTTTGGATTGATTTATACTTCCACCCCGAAGCCGAAAAATTTCCTTATCATATTGGGAGATTTGAATTTCTATCTCATGGAGCCTCGACAAATGGCCCAAATACAAGCACGGTCTACACTCATCCAGAAGTAACCCTGACATTTAAGACAGAAAAGCCTGGAACTATTATTGCATTCTCTTATTGTAATATCCATGGACTTTGGCAAAACTCCCAAGAGATAAAGGTAGAATAA
- a CDS encoding peroxiredoxin: protein MDKITEKRMPLLGDNFPEIEVQTTLGVMKLPKTFYGKWFVLFSHPADFTPVCTTEFVAFQKRYEKFRALNCELIGLSVDQVFSHIKWEEWIKEKLGIEIQFPIIADTGAVAETLGLIHPGKGTNTVRAVFIVDDKGKIRIILYYPQELGRNIDEILRALEAMQISDKYGVAMPANWPNNEIVKDHVIVPPPKDVKTAKDRVKKAKIGEFECFDWWLCHKKLKINEKRR, encoded by the coding sequence GTGGACAAAATAACAGAAAAAAGAATGCCCCTTTTGGGAGACAATTTCCCAGAGATAGAAGTGCAGACAACCCTTGGTGTTATGAAATTACCAAAGACCTTCTATGGCAAATGGTTTGTCCTTTTCAGCCATCCGGCGGATTTTACTCCAGTATGCACAACTGAGTTTGTTGCTTTTCAGAAAAGATATGAAAAATTCAGAGCATTGAATTGTGAACTCATAGGACTTAGCGTTGATCAGGTCTTTTCTCATATCAAATGGGAAGAATGGATAAAAGAGAAATTAGGTATTGAGATTCAATTTCCAATTATTGCCGATACAGGTGCGGTAGCTGAGACTCTTGGTCTTATTCATCCTGGTAAAGGAACGAATACTGTCAGGGCGGTCTTCATTGTAGATGACAAAGGCAAAATAAGAATAATTCTTTACTATCCCCAAGAACTTGGTAGGAATATAGATGAGATTTTAAGAGCTCTTGAGGCGATGCAGATTTCCGATAAATATGGGGTTGCAATGCCCGCAAATTGGCCAAACAATGAAATTGTAAAAGACCATGTGATTGTTCCTCCTCCAAAGGATGTTAAAACAGCAAAAGATAGAGTTAAAAAGGCAAAAATTGGTGAATTTGAGTGTTTTGATTGGTGGCTCTGTCATAAGAAACTAAAAATAAACGAAAAAAGAAGATGA
- a CDS encoding alpha-N-arabinofuranosidase yields the protein MKRYFIICLVLFFALNVFAQRPINKLVVRADSAEQKISKFIYGHFAEHLGRCIYGGIWVGRNSKIPNIRGYRKDVLTALKAIHVPVIRWPGGCFADTYHWKEGIGPYSKRPRIVNTTWGGVVEDNSFGTHEFLEFCELLGAEPYISVNVGSGTVREASEWVEYVNSTYDIPMVKLRHKNGRLKPWNVKFWGIGNETWGCGGIMSADYYANVLSRYSFFMKNYGETKLYKIASSGLPEDFNWTEIIMKKWKNTDTWLQDYMSGYSLHYYTVIDWNKKGSAINFTEKEWFIILQKALYLDELIKKHSEIMDRYDPEKRIGLVVDEWGTWYDVEPGVNPAFLYQQNSLRDAIVAAISLNIFNNHCDRVKMANLAQLVNVLQSVIITKDEQIVLTPTYYVFKMFSVHQDATLLPTKLECEEYSYGEEKIKSLNVSASRDKDGKIHISIVNLDPNNVKELECKILGSNVEKGSAEIITAERMNAFNDFGKTEEVNIKPFEKFKLEDDRLIVSLPPKSIVMFELE from the coding sequence ATGAAGAGATATTTTATAATTTGTTTGGTGTTATTTTTTGCGTTAAATGTTTTCGCTCAACGTCCAATTAATAAGTTGGTCGTAAGAGCGGACTCGGCCGAACAAAAAATTAGCAAGTTTATATATGGGCATTTTGCGGAGCACCTTGGACGTTGTATATATGGTGGTATATGGGTTGGGAGAAATTCAAAAATTCCTAACATTCGGGGATATAGAAAAGACGTCCTTACTGCTCTTAAGGCTATTCATGTTCCTGTTATTCGTTGGCCCGGTGGTTGTTTTGCAGATACTTATCACTGGAAGGAAGGAATTGGTCCATACAGTAAAAGACCGAGAATCGTGAATACAACTTGGGGTGGAGTTGTTGAAGACAATAGTTTTGGAACTCACGAATTTTTGGAATTTTGTGAGTTACTTGGTGCTGAACCTTACATTTCGGTTAATGTTGGAAGTGGCACGGTAAGAGAAGCAAGTGAGTGGGTTGAATATGTAAATTCTACTTATGATATACCAATGGTTAAGTTAAGACACAAAAATGGTAGATTAAAGCCATGGAATGTGAAATTCTGGGGAATCGGCAACGAAACATGGGGTTGCGGTGGAATTATGTCTGCGGATTACTATGCTAATGTTTTATCAAGATATTCTTTTTTTATGAAGAATTATGGGGAGACGAAATTATACAAAATTGCCTCAAGTGGACTTCCAGAAGACTTTAACTGGACTGAGATAATAATGAAGAAATGGAAAAATACGGATACTTGGCTTCAGGATTATATGAGTGGTTATTCTTTGCATTATTATACAGTAATAGACTGGAACAAAAAGGGGTCTGCAATAAACTTCACTGAAAAAGAATGGTTTATAATATTGCAAAAGGCTCTCTATTTAGATGAATTAATAAAAAAACATTCAGAGATAATGGATAGATATGATCCAGAGAAGAGGATTGGACTTGTAGTAGATGAATGGGGGACTTGGTATGATGTAGAACCTGGGGTTAATCCGGCTTTCTTATATCAACAGAATTCTCTTCGCGATGCAATAGTTGCGGCAATAAGCCTTAATATTTTCAATAATCACTGCGACCGAGTGAAGATGGCAAATCTTGCTCAATTAGTAAATGTTCTCCAATCTGTAATTATAACAAAAGATGAACAGATAGTGTTAACACCGACGTATTATGTATTCAAAATGTTCTCGGTTCACCAAGATGCTACATTATTGCCGACTAAGCTGGAGTGTGAGGAATATTCATATGGTGAAGAGAAGATTAAGTCTTTAAATGTATCAGCCTCAAGAGATAAAGATGGGAAAATTCACATTAGTATAGTAAATCTTGATCCTAATAATGTTAAGGAACTTGAATGTAAGATTCTTGGAAGTAACGTAGAAAAGGGTTCCGCCGAGATAATTACTGCTGAAAGAATGAATGCTTTTAACGACTTTGGGAAGACCGAGGAGGTCAATATAAAGCCTTTTGAAAAATTCAAATTAGAAGATGATAGACTAATAGTAAGTTTACCCCCAAAATCTATAGTGATGTTTGAATTGGAATAG